One Streptomyces lincolnensis genomic region harbors:
- a CDS encoding fibronectin type III domain-containing protein — protein MNPARRTTTAVAAAVVLTTAGTLLTALPASAATTCTSPVYKRQFFANTSFSGTPKKTDCDNAIDQTWTGAPATGLPKDNFGVRYAVTRDFGSGGPFTFAASGLDGIRVYLDGVRKIDLWKNTSTTVSKTVNVTIPSGKHSLRVDYVNWTGSARLKFGYTPRTSATVDKVKPLTPTGMAWDYFPGMEEGVSAVLDWARNKEMDLAGYRVYRRVQGTPTWTRVGTTTNVTFTDVPPQTGQSYYYEVRAYDKAGNESSGTADQGPVPTPDYTAPAAPVLSATSVEASNDLSWTGSADVAVYRVFRKTDSATTYTALADTTATTYADTSAAYGRAYDYKVSAIDAEKNTATSNVVRTARTITPPQNVTATTPSWGAVFTWTEPAGGDTADYEVYRSKTSPVALTYDNLTDCRSRKVSTDASGNKVRSCTDYDGDQGATYHYVMTRQNTAGRWSTASAELTVTRPGDEIPPPPVANLTARPLEYGVKLDWDDSTAADLEKYWVYEDRSCCEPEYLGTVAAGTSEFVVGPSVADGETRTYIVVAVDKYGNSLTYEDEVDIDDWSGSISKATVTELDLRPTNVPEDTAPCSVLTYTTYGDHGGMYIECADSVATEAAGINVYRWDRATSTYIKVTDVPLAPTATNYTDTTIPTGTTVYYLLSVVAPDGSETFSNVDSSVSLPSGA, from the coding sequence ATGAACCCAGCCAGACGCACGACGACCGCGGTTGCCGCCGCTGTCGTGCTCACCACCGCGGGCACCCTGCTCACCGCCCTGCCCGCGTCCGCCGCGACGACCTGCACCTCACCGGTCTACAAGCGGCAGTTCTTCGCGAACACCAGCTTCTCCGGTACGCCCAAGAAGACGGACTGCGACAACGCCATCGACCAGACCTGGACCGGCGCCCCGGCCACGGGCCTGCCAAAGGACAACTTCGGCGTCCGCTACGCCGTCACCCGCGACTTCGGCTCCGGCGGGCCCTTCACCTTCGCCGCCTCCGGCCTGGACGGCATCCGCGTCTACCTCGACGGCGTCCGCAAGATCGACCTGTGGAAGAACACCTCCACCACCGTCTCCAAGACCGTCAACGTCACGATCCCGTCGGGCAAGCACAGCCTCCGCGTCGACTACGTCAACTGGACCGGCAGCGCACGCCTCAAGTTCGGCTACACGCCCCGCACCTCCGCCACCGTCGACAAGGTCAAGCCCCTCACCCCGACGGGTATGGCGTGGGACTACTTCCCCGGCATGGAGGAGGGTGTGAGCGCCGTGCTCGACTGGGCGAGGAACAAGGAGATGGACCTCGCCGGGTACCGCGTCTACCGGCGGGTGCAGGGCACGCCCACGTGGACGCGGGTGGGCACGACCACCAACGTGACGTTCACCGACGTGCCGCCGCAGACGGGACAGTCGTACTACTACGAGGTCCGCGCCTACGACAAGGCGGGCAACGAGTCGTCGGGGACCGCCGACCAGGGCCCGGTGCCCACGCCGGACTACACCGCGCCCGCCGCTCCGGTGCTGAGCGCGACGAGTGTGGAGGCGTCCAACGACCTTTCCTGGACGGGCTCCGCCGACGTGGCCGTCTACCGGGTCTTCCGTAAGACCGACTCGGCGACCACGTACACCGCGCTCGCCGACACCACGGCCACCACCTACGCGGACACCTCGGCCGCGTACGGCCGCGCCTACGACTACAAGGTCAGCGCGATCGACGCGGAAAAGAACACGGCGACCTCCAACGTCGTGCGGACCGCCCGGACGATCACCCCGCCACAGAACGTGACCGCGACGACGCCCAGCTGGGGCGCGGTGTTCACGTGGACCGAGCCGGCCGGCGGCGACACCGCCGACTACGAGGTCTACCGCTCGAAGACCTCGCCGGTGGCCCTCACCTACGACAACCTCACCGACTGCCGCAGCCGCAAGGTCAGCACGGACGCCTCCGGCAACAAGGTCCGCAGCTGCACCGACTACGACGGCGACCAGGGAGCCACGTACCACTACGTGATGACCCGGCAGAACACGGCCGGCCGCTGGTCCACCGCCTCCGCCGAGCTCACCGTCACCCGCCCCGGCGACGAGATCCCGCCCCCGCCGGTGGCGAACCTGACCGCCCGGCCGCTGGAGTACGGCGTCAAGCTGGACTGGGACGACAGCACGGCGGCGGACCTGGAGAAGTACTGGGTCTACGAGGACCGGTCCTGCTGCGAGCCGGAGTACCTCGGCACGGTCGCCGCGGGCACCTCCGAGTTCGTCGTGGGTCCCTCGGTGGCGGACGGTGAGACGAGGACGTACATCGTCGTGGCCGTCGACAAGTACGGCAACTCCCTTACGTACGAGGACGAGGTGGACATCGACGACTGGAGCGGGTCCATCTCCAAGGCCACCGTCACCGAGCTCGACCTCAGGCCGACGAACGTCCCCGAGGACACCGCGCCCTGCTCCGTGCTCACCTACACGACCTACGGCGACCACGGCGGCATGTACATCGAATGCGCCGACTCGGTCGCCACGGAGGCCGCCGGCATCAACGTCTACCGCTGGGACCGCGCGACGAGCACGTACATCAAGGTGACGGACGTCCCGCTGGCGCCGACCGCCACCAACTACACCGACACCACCATCCCCACCGGTACGACGGTCTACTACCTGCTCTCGGTCGTCGCGCCCGACGGCTCGGAGACCTTCAGCAACGTGGACTCCAGCGTGTCCCTGCCGAGCGGAGCGTGA